Within Populus trichocarpa isolate Nisqually-1 chromosome 6, P.trichocarpa_v4.1, whole genome shotgun sequence, the genomic segment AATTGAGTGTGGAACAGACTCCGTTATACATGGATGGGGAAGAAGAGGATgaggtgattatttttaagCCGTTGATGACTGATAGGCACTTTGATGTCAATGCTCTTGAGTTGTCTACTTTTGAGATTCCAAGTAATGCCTCTCAAGGCAACATGGAGAGCTGTATAGGATCTGTTCCTGTCTCTTGTGATTCTTATTATCTGTCAAATGGTTTCAATAGAAGCACAGTTGGCCCTAAATCTCCTGCTTCTGTTGCCCCCCTGCATTTTCAAGCATTGCAGCCTACCGCTTCAAAATGGCCTGCCAAATCTGAAGGATCCATTTCCAATGGGCTGAACAACTTCAATTTGGTAGGGTATGGGCTTGTTATGAAGAGTGGGTTGCAAGAACACCAAGTAGTTTTGCAGCCTTCTGCAGTTTCACTTCCTCTTCCACTCTTTGTGAACCCTAGTGCTGGTAACCTGCTACCCGCTAAGGTTCCTGATACTGTAGTACACTTGAAATCTGAGCCAGTCATGTCTTCTGTCTCTGGTTTTGACAGTCTGTCCTTGAAGGCATCATCAGTGTTCCCAGCTAGTTCAAGATTGAATCCAGTAAGCCGTCCTGTTCATCACCTTGGTCCTCCACCTGGATTTAGCTCTGTTCCTCCTAAGGCCAAATGTGAGATCTTATCTGGCATTGGTCAGGAGAATTATGATTTTCATATGGATGATTATAGCTGGCTTGATGGATATCAGCCACCGTCATCAGCAAAAGCAACTGTGTTTAACAATTCTATCAATCACCCTGAACAATCTTGTCATCATACGACAGCGAATGATGGCCTGACAGGAACAAGAATGTTTCCATTTCCTGGCAAGCAACTCCAAACATTTCCTATGAAAATTGAAAGCCAGAATGGCTCGTTGAACCGCCAGCTTCCTGATCATCTGAAACTATACCAGGAGTGGCAACAGCAGCAACTTGCAAAAATAGGCTAGCAGTCTTTTCCCCTGCTGCAGCAGTATCGTGGATAGTTACTTTGTATGGTCGTTTCTGTGTGAGAGATCATTAAGAGGATGCAGATGGTAAGTTCATAGTATTTTTGTGATTGATGACAATATAGCGAAGTATACATTGCAACAAACCTTTACTCTCAGATCTTGCTGATCCATTTTCTTCATTGGGCTATGAAGAATATTTTGTGGGTGAACTATCTGTTTGCTTGGCATGACCATGTAATCTTCATCTCTGCAGTGCTGCAAATGTTGAAGTCTTCATTGGAGAATGGTTGATCTTGGAGTTTTGCTGGTGCTTGCTCATAAACAGGTTTGTCTCTGCCTCTTCTGCATCTATATTTACCAATTCTTCCAATGCAAATGCTTGCCATTTTTTCCATGCACATCCATGCTGAAATGTATTTGAATGTGAGAGTGATCTGCCTAGTATAACCTCTACAACATTGCAACAGGCACATGAAAGGCATTCAGTTggatattattgtttggtttgttttagCATGCTTAGAGctcaaccatttttattttgttttgaagaaaaatgaattcGATGATGTCCTGGACTAGTGAATTAACTTCAGCACATAAAATGTCCTCATTTGAGCAAGTGAATGTCGTTTTTAATTTGCAGTTACAGAGGTAAATGGAGTGTGCACATAAACAGACACAGAGTTTAAAGAAGGTTGACTAATAAACCTCACATGTGATCAGATGCCTTCCTGAAACACAAATAggtgaatttaatatttgatttaggTGTCCTCCGTGGGCTATAAGGCCGGTTCCCCATCTCTCATGTGTGTGTGATTGATTCGACCACTGATCGAAGCAGATGTACCACCAtcgaaaaaattatgaaattgttCTATTAGCGATGAAAGGAAGATAGGACATCATCTATTTATATCTTGCTGACATCTTAACCTGTTTTTACACCCTTAAAATAATTGAGTGCTGATTACTTATTTGCGCTGTGTGGAACATTCATTCTGTGTGACTTAGCTGAGTGGGTTTCTTGTTTCTTAAACAGCTTGCACCAAGATTCGAGGTCTCTATGAATGGCAATCATTAAGAGGATGGGAATGGGATATGTGTGCTAATGATGTTTCTTTTTCTGATGAATTGAATTGGCCCATAACCTGTGCATGGAAACGTAGGGTTCTCCCAATGTCCTCTGTCTGGGGGAATGAAATGGTAGCTATTTTGCATATTTAGAGGAAAAGCGGTATGTCAGAAGAGAATGCTACTTATTGCCCTACTTCCTGTGAGGCGCAGCTGGATACTGTAGGTAGTTTGTGAGCTGCCTTGGAGTTTTCAGAGTTTAAGATTTGCTTATCTGTGCTGCCATCAATATTTAGAGATCGACTCTGTCAAGGTTTATGAATAAGGTTTGTGTTTGAGCTGTCAGACAATAATAAACAAGTACTTGAAGTCTTGTGATACATGATTGTGTAAACTTGAAACTGCATTTTCACGGTGCAATGATGGTCACTGTCCACCAACTCTAGATTTCTATGTCATTACTTTTTCTCTCTCCATGTTTTATCCTTTGTGGATTTGATTAGTAGAAACTCAAAACAAGATCAACTGGATTCAAATGGTTTGTGGATTGAATGGGATTGAGTATGGTTTCTTAGTGGCTCTGCAAcaatttgataaataaacaaGCAAACAGGCTGTGGAAGTGTATAATTTGGCCATTAATAGATTCATGTACAAGTGCTAGATTTGGAACTATACTTAGAGGGAGTCGTCTTCCAATTCATGTGCTGCTGTATACAGCATAAAAAGCTTCAACTGGACTATCATGGTGGATCTTGGTCGGCGGTGGACCAGGAGAAAACCTTGATACAACCAAACACGTCCTTAGGCTTTGTTTTGTCTATCTGATCCATGATTGAATATGCTAAACATCCCGTGTCAGAAACTGATATCAACAAAAGTTTAAAGTGAGAGTCCATCTATATAGATCAACAGCTGATATTGAAGTCGTGTCATGCTGGGTGGACTTGCATTCATGCTCTATCTTTTATCTTCTTGCCAGTGTCATAGTCTTGAAGTATGTCAATTATTCCGAAGAACTTTACAAATACATAAAGCTCACCAGTTGGCTCTCCTGCAAGAGTctgggctgggtccagccctcatcccaccaaaaaaataaaaaccgaaGAGACTATTGGCCTTTAAGCCGACCTAGCCTCTAGGCATAAGGGTATATTTGACTGATACATTTTTATGCCTTTCCTTTACTTGTCTTTATTACAATATCCAGCGAAATAGACCATTATAAAATcttagaaaatttcaaaacaaaaaaaacaggaatcattttgaatttatttttgggtcccatgcatattttttcattatattatttaatgttgGGGTTGTAGACTTATACTGTAAAATATTGAtatggtgttaaaaatattcgTTTTTCACCAAAATtccaaaacttttcaaaaaaactctcatttaaaaaatacaaaaatatattttattttatgtgcaTACGGTCAAatctatgaaaaataaattatatttgtatattttagcattttaaaaacaaatcacaaaaatagTCTTTTATTTGTACATGTGTTTTTTTGATTTAGTAACTAgattattaaagccatgagaacttgatctacatttcaaaaatatcaaaaaaaaagtactttgttcatttttattatgTGGGATTACAAATTATACGTAAgatatattattgatattaaataaaaagataatttcttttatttttatgttggtaTTAGAACagttatataagtttttaatctGATAAAATAAGAATCTTCTTACAGAGAAggatttttcttcaactttaaacataccaacaattagaaaacacaacattttcttagtttatattagACAAACAAAtaatgtagcttaccttaggtaaggtgtATTAAGGGTAATACATTTTTACTATACACAATCAATCATCTTGTTCAAACTCTGAAACTAGTTAGGGTTTgtagtaattaaaatattaaatgataaattttttttttttgtattgataaagaataaaaattctttGTCCTTTAcacctatattattttttattatgctaaTCCAAGAGAATAATCTTCACAAAACCATACAAAGTGTAACCAAAAGAAATTCACAATATCACTTCTCACGATTCGGTTCTTTGAGCCTTCGCTGGCATGTTTATGCATTTCCCAATATATAGTTTAACATCATCCTATGGTAACTTCTTTTTCTGAACTTTGAATCATAATGGAGCAAAGATTTTAAGATTTGTGTAATTGTCCAACGAAAAGGTGTTTGTTTAGAAGAAGCTGATCCATATCTGCTCTCGAAAAGGGCAAGGTCCATCATCAGTTTCAGTTTCTACTTTCTCCTGCATATAGAAAACGTAGCTATCTCTTGCATGTTGAGCACTATGCAAGCTTTAGTGTGAAAATCCAGTCTTAAAAATCAAGACAAGgtcagaaaagaaagaataccCATTCAGCTTGAGATCTCGTCTCGTCgataatatttgaaaacatcatatttttacATACCAATCAAACTCTCTCGCATTGAAAGTGTCATAACGAGCAAATTTTCATGAGTAAATGAACTGGAAAGGCACTAACAATTGATCAACAACACCACACACATGATGAATACTCATATTTTGTTAAGTTTAGCAAGAAGGTAAACGGAGGCAGAGGTGACTCCAGGTATGAAGACTTCATTTGGGATCGATTTAGGGGCGACTCGTTGCTTGATGAAGTATGTGATCAAAGGAATCCCAAAGATGAAGAGGAAAGTGTCTTTTGAGCCAAAACCTGTAAACCCTGAATGGATTATTACTTCTTGGATGATCTTCTGGAAGTCATCCTTTTCCAGATGTTTTCCTTTGTCCAGGGAGTGCTTCTGCATgcattcaaattttattattgttaataatagGCCATCTTGATCGTACGAACGATATCACCATTATATATTTGAGTCTATCCATGGCTAATATTGTTAttcattaaacataattaaGCACATCTCTGCACAATTAACACATCTTCTGCCTACTCTTAACGACTTTAGACgccaaaataaatgaaaaaaaaattaacatagagGTACTCAATCAACCCTATTTTTGGTGGAGATTGGaccattgttattaaacctaatccGGTCCGCCGATTCAGGATCTTACCTACATggggtttcaaattaaataaagtggGAGTTGATTTATTCAAACTCAATTGACTTGGTTGGTCAACCTGTGATCCGATCGATCAGTTCAAAACCTGACTCAAtgtcttttctttccttttaaatcCACATTGTTTTACtcgtttttaaaaagaaaatattgaaacaacactattttttattgatccGATCGATCAATTCAAAACCGGACcctacttctttttttctctttcaaatccacattgttttatcttttttaaaaacaaaatagtgaaacaactctattttttgttgattccGGTTAACCCACCGGGTAAGACTGGTCCGGGATTAATAATTTTGGATCGCaactcaagtttttaaaaatcataaaatgtttATAACTTAATGTTAGAATAAACAATgagaagaattaatttttttttatctacgtTAATAACgatccttaaaagcaaaaaatataaaggagaAGACAATTAATATAATGCTTACTATATAAATTTCCCTGAGATTCTCAGCATCTGGGAGACGGAGTTGCGTGCTCTTAAGGCTTATGTTAATTTCTCtgtaaagaacaacaacaagaagtaaTTAAGTTAATCCCAATTATAACTCCtaattaatgaatattaattatttttcaagaacatcaaaaaataaagccAAGAGATCAACATATAATGCAAGAAGAAGGTCAAGTGTATATGTACTGGACAATTTCGCATACTGCTCGAATGAAATATGGAGCAGAGGTTATCTCTTCCTTCGATGGTTCATGTGATGAAGATTGGGGGTCATGAGCTGAATGCATTTTCTTGTTGGCTTCttctccaaaatatttttcatacttGCTTTCTATTATGTGGCCTATTTCCCTTTCCTTGTTTTCCTCACTCCCtgcattcattcatttttaaaGCGTTGTTAGCCTGGTTTCTcacataattatttaatttgcatAAATTTCAACAAATATGTTTATCTCATTGGTTTAATTAAGGATTTtcgctaattttttttgtctgagAATTAATGGGGCAACCATgtttttttcaggaaaaaaaaacaagttatgatATCTCTTAATATAGtatgaaaaataatgatttatctATTCTTTattcaatataataaatttgttgtttttttattaaaaaaaatgcaacgaTGCCATTTTGAGCAGGAAAAAATAGCTGTAACAGGTCTAATGAGTAAGTTCATAAATTGAGGGATCTGAGTAGATTTCAAATCCCAACCTCTCAtgtgtaataataataattaaaaaaaaaaacttgacaatCTTATAAATGCAATACCAGCTTGGCTGATTTGATAGCcaaatcaggtttttttttttttttccaatttgaaaaatattacatCTATTGACAGAATcaattccaaaagaaaaacaaatctattaACAAGATCGAATCTTTAAGTGTATGAAGTTTCATGGGAAGGAAGAAATGTTTCTATGATTTCTTgataagagaaattaaaaaactcatcaCTTTCTAAGATTTCAAGGCCTTGTTCTTACTTTCTGTGGCACCAATTTCTTTAGACAATATTGACAACAGTCCAAGCAATTCATCTACACCTTCAAAATTTAAAGCCCTAGCCTTAAAGTAGCTCGACAATAGCCCTGTGGGAGTTCATTAATTTGTTCTTATGAGCAACTCCCAAGACATGAGAACCCCACacaaaaactccaaaaaaaaaatgcatgaaagATATCTTTTGATGATATAATTTCCATTTTCATCTGTTTATCAGCAACAGTAATATACTATTTTCTTAGAAATTCCCAAGACAAATGCAAAGTgcaatctcaaaaaaaaaaaaaaaacacgagagaGAAGGCCAGAACCGTACCAGGAGCTAATTTCTTCAAGGACTGGCCCATGTCTCTTCACAAAATTATGAGATTAAAGTTTGGGGGGATGATCgaagtaataaaaagagagagagctttTATATGTTCATGTGATCCACATGGCAATGAAAACTTGTACGTTGGGCAGAGTATATTGCATTCTTTCCTGGGAAGCAATGCTAAGAAGAAGCTTATACTGAATAAAACATAGGAGTTAAAGAATATGGAAGATGATTCGTACCTTTCTGTACCCATTTTTCTACGTGGtttaaatcatagtttttaaacttggtCTAGTAACCGGCCCGGTTTAAGACCTggattccgggttttgaccgggtcaccgggtcgaccgggtcaatctttattttaaaaaaaattcaaaacggcgtcattttaataaaaaaacaaaagtcaaaagtcaacgggttgcaaccggattttaccgggtcagccgggtcacaACGCGTCAtgacttttcttattttttcttcaacccggccaggttccagccccgggtcggccgggtcccgagTCAACTCGCTGGGTCAGgctgggtttcaaaactatggtttgaATTGCATTTAGTATCAAAAggcataaaaataatgtttttttatccaaaccaAATGCAATTTAACATTATCACGATCACTGTTGATTAAATAGATTACTATAAGATAGAAATTACAGTTTAAATgggctaaaaaaattaatcaagaaagttcagattttaatgagtttggaattgagatttattttagtGGAATAAATATTAGTACGTGCAAGGTTAATTGGGGTGTTATTTTAAAGAGATTggccaaataattaaaaattaaagaggggTAAATCTTgagataattattaaaaaaaaaaaaactttcttatCTCACTACATCTAATCGGGATAAGGACTGCCccttgaaataattaaaaaataaaatttaatcttaattaatataaatttctaaCTTTGAACAAGTAATTATGATTAGAATAAatctaaatcaattaaaaatatgaactgataaaataatttttaaataatcaattgaattcaataaACATGACGCGTGCATCAAATTTGATGAAGATAGCATGATTTGAGTGATAAAACTTTTCGATCTATCAACACAAGAGTTTTGAGAGGTTTAAATTGGGTTTACGAGTGTGATTATACAAGgaattttaaaggaaaatttaaatacttttatattGCTCTTAATTTATCAAGGCATATTGATATAATTGAATCTTAATCATGCAACTAACATGGTTAATTATTTAGATTAGACTTGCATGATCTATTCTAATCATTTGATCAGGAATGGAGCAAGATCTACACTGGAAAAACATAATAACCCAAGTTTTCTAATTACTACAAGATTTTTTTCCGAAGATAAGAGATTTTCAAATTAGTTTGCATGTTGATTGtcatcatatgatttttttttttagtttaacgtgggtgtccgggctagcttgcgcgcatctcgactaatctcacgggccctgaagttaacgaccatataagcctctagtggccatcatataagcgACCATAGGGTTCAAatgattatatgattttgatagaCGGTAGTGAAGACAGGAAGCTGATGGGTCCCTgcaaaaaacttttatataatttgtccactataaaactagtaaaatttaaattttaaagttaaatttaaaaatttacccCTCCTAGAaaacttttcttaattttgccCCGTAAAAATAATTCTCGGGTCGGCCCCATTTCAGGATATATCCCTTGTATAAATTAagtcatttctttttaaaatttattaaatataaaaaggtaaattataaaatatttcttcttcGCTACCGAGTTAAATTCTTATTGTTAATCTACTGTTATTAATATTAGAGTATTGGATTTTGTTTCACGGCGGgttaatattaacttttttaaaatataaaaaaaaatattaaaagtataaataatgttttaattaaacttaaatCTAGCGGTCATGCAGACCCAAGGTTTTGCTAGACCCAACTGTCTTGGATTTGACAACCATAGTAGACCCAAAAGTTTTGGGTCTAGTCGCCTTGTCAGACCCAAGCCATTTGGATTTGACAAATAtgtctaattaattattttatatatataaaaaatatttaaactttcttaaagtattctaaacagaaattctaattaattttttttataaattgtttttattttttataaaaataaatatttaaattatccttaaagtatcttaaacagaaatctaagttcataaattatttataaacaacaaatcatcacaaaaatataatctaacattttagatctaaaaattcaaatcatatcttcctatttaaataatttattttttatgtttataaatttgttattgtttcaatataaattctatcttctctctttttttataaatttgtattttttatatatttgttttacccAAACTCATTGCAAAACAATGTTTATTTAATGGGTGGTCGTTTGTGATTTTCTACCGAAgacaacaatattttatatttttttaacaaaaatatatagttaaaaaagagagaagatagaATTTATATTGAAGGAATAACAAatgcataaatataaaaaaatgaatcattTAAATGGGaatatatgatttgaatttttaaatttaaaacgttaaattagattttttgtgatgatttgttgtttataaattatttatacttggtttataaataatttttagaccCACGTTACTTGGATCTGACAAACATGTCTGACCCAAGTTtacttgaataataataataataacaataataatataaacaacaacaacaacaacaaccatgcCATACCTAAACGCCATGGAGCTGGCAAACCATGCCACACTCAAAGTGCTTGGGCCTAACAATCATGTCTGACCCAAGTTTAGTTGGGTCTGCTAGACCCGCATTTGGGT encodes:
- the LOC7495697 gene encoding uncharacterized protein LOC7495697 isoform X1, with the protein product MGQSLKKLAPGLLSSYFKARALNFEGVDELLGLLSILSKEIGATERSEENKEREIGHIIESKYEKYFGEEANKKMHSAHDPQSSSHEPSKEEITSAPYFIRAVCEIVQEINISLKSTQLRLPDAENLREIYIKHSLDKGKHLEKDDFQKIIQEVIIHSGFTGFGSKDTFLFIFGIPLITYFIKQRVAPKSIPNEVFIPGVTSASVYLLAKLNKI
- the LOC7495697 gene encoding uncharacterized protein LOC7495697 isoform X2, which gives rise to MGQSLKKLAPGSEENKEREIGHIIESKYEKYFGEEANKKMHSAHDPQSSSHEPSKEEITSAPYFIRAVCEIVQEINISLKSTQLRLPDAENLREIYIKHSLDKGKHLEKDDFQKIIQEVIIHSGFTGFGSKDTFLFIFGIPLITYFIKQRVAPKSIPNEVFIPGVTSASVYLLAKLNKI